In one window of Hevea brasiliensis isolate MT/VB/25A 57/8 chromosome 10, ASM3005281v1, whole genome shotgun sequence DNA:
- the LOC110651449 gene encoding MADS-box protein JOINTLESS: MAREKIQIKKIDNATARQVTFSKRRRGLFKKAEELSVLCDADVALIVFSSTGKLFEYCSSSMKEILEKHDLHSKNLEKLEQPSLELQLVEDSNHSRLSKEIAEKSHQLRQMRGEELQGLNIEELQQLEKSLEAGLSRVIEKKGEKIIKEIRELQTKGMQLMEENERLRQQVVEISNGRKQAAADSENLVYEEGQSSESVTNVCNSNGPPHDYESSDTSLKLGLVLCYSFLYMLLNLTYIL; encoded by the exons ATGGCTAGAGAGAAGATTCAGATCAAGAAGATAGATAACGCCACGGCAAGGCAAGTCACCTTTTCTAAACGCCGAAGAGGGCTTTTCAAGAAAGCTGAGGAGCTTTCCGTCCTCTGTGATGCTGATGTTGCTCTCATCGTcttctcctctactggcaagctATTTGAGTACTGCAGCTctag CATGAAGGAAATACTAGAAAAGCATGACTTGCACTCGAAGAATCTTGAGAAGCTAGAACAACCATCTCTAGAGTTGCAG TTGGTAGAGGACAGCAACCACTCCAGGTTGAGCAAGGAGATTGCAGAGAAAAGCCATCAACTGAG ACAAATGAGGGGAGAAGAGCTCCAAGGATTAAATATAGAAGAGTTGCAGCAACTAGAAAAGTCTCTTGAAGCTGGCTTAAGCCGTGTGATTGAAAAGAAg GGAGAGAAAATTATAAAAGAAATCAGGGAACTTCAAACAAAG GGAATGCAATTAATGGAAGAGAATGAACGACTTCGACAACAA GTGGTGGAGATATCTAATGGCCGAAAGCAGGCTGCTGCTGATTCAGAGAATTTGGTTTATGAGGAAGGGCAGTCGTCGGAGTCTGTAACCAATGTCTGCAACTCAAATGGTCCTCCACACGACTATGAAAGCTCAGATACGTCCCTCAAGCTGGGGTTAGTGTTGTGCTATAGTTTTCTGTATATGCtactaaatttaacttatatactTTGA